A window of Apodemus sylvaticus chromosome 9, mApoSyl1.1, whole genome shotgun sequence contains these coding sequences:
- the LOC127692863 gene encoding olfactory receptor 6B2, whose translation MRGENITKVSTFILLGFPTAPRLQYLLFLLFLLIYLFVLVENLAIILTVWSSASLHRPMYYFLGIMSTLEIWYVCDIIPKMLDGFLLQRKRISFIGCMTQLYFFSSLVCTECVLLASMAYDRYVAICHPLRYQVIMTTGLCVQLVAFSFASGFTISVIKVYFISSATFCGSNVLNHFFCDISPILKLACTDFSTAELVDFILAFIILVFPLLATILSYGHITLAVLRIPSATGRWRAFSTCASHLTVVTIFYTALLFMYVRPQAIDTRSSNKLISVLYTVLTPILNPLIYCLRNKEFKDALRKALGLSQASL comes from the coding sequence ATGAGGGGAGAGAACATCACCAAGGTCAGCACATTCATCCTTCTGGGCTTCCCCACAGCCCCCAGGCTGCAGtacctgctcttcctcctcttcttgctcATCTACCTCTTTGTGCTGGTGGAGAACCTGGCCATCATCCTCACTGTCTGGAGCAGCGCCTCCCTCCACAGACCCATGTACTACTTCCTGGGTATCATGTCCACCTTGGAGATCTGGTATGTTTGTGACATCATCCCCAAGATGCTGGATGGCTTCCTCCTGCAGAGGAAACGCATCTCTTTCATTGGATGTATGACTCAGCTCTATTTCTTCAGCTCCCTGGTGTGTACAGAGTGTGTACTTCTAGCAtccatggcctatgaccgctatgtggccatctgccaccCCCTGCGCTACCAAGTCATCATGACCACAGGGCTGTGTGTCCAGCTTGTGGCCTTCTCTTTTGCTAGTGGCTTCACCATCTCTGTGATTAAGGTCTACTTTATCTCCAGTGCCACCTTCTGTGGCTCCAATGTCCTgaaccacttcttctgtgacatCTCCCCCATCCTCAAGCTGGCCTGCACTGATTTCTCCACTGCAGAGCTGGTGGACTTCATCCTGGCCTTCATCATCCTGGTGTTCCCACTCCTGGCCACCATTCTCTCCTATGGCCACATCACCCTGGCTGTGCTGCGTATCCCTTCAGCCACAGGCCGGTGGAGGGCCTTCTCCACCTGTGCCTCCCACCTCACTGTGGTCACCATCTTCTACACAGCTTTGCTTTTCATGTACGTGAGGCCCCAGGCCATTGATACGCGGAGCTCCAATAAACTCATCTCTGTTCTGTATACAGTTCTCACACCCATCTTGAACCCCTTGATCTACTGCCTGAGgaacaaagaatttaaagatgcCTTAAGAAAGGCCTTGGGCTTGAGTCAAGCTTCGTTGTAG